CGCACTGGATGAATCCCTACAGAAGCTAGGCCTTGATTACGTTGACCTGTACCTCATCCACTGGCCTACCCCGGCCAAGGGCACGTACGTGGAGGCTTGGAAGCAACTCATTGAGCTGCGCAAAGAGGGCAAGGCGAAGTCCATTGGCGTATCCAACTTTGAGCCGGAGCACTTAGATCAGCTGGAGGTGCACACGGACGTCGTCCCCGCAATTAACCAGGTGGAGCTGCACCCTTACCTCCAGCGCTGGCGCGAACTGGACGCTGGCCGCGCCCACGGCATCGCCATCGAGGCATGGGGACCGCTGGGCCAGGGCAAGAGCGATATCTTGGAGGCACCAGAGGTTACTGAAGCCGCCGAGGCGCACGGTGTTTCCCCAGCCCAGGCCATTATCCGCTGGCACCTGCAAAATGGGGTCATCCTCTTCCCCAAGTCCTCGACGCCATCGCGCATCGCAGAAAACTTCGATGTCTTCGGCTTCGAGCTCACGGACGCAGAAATGGCCGCCATTACCTCATTGGAGGAAGGCGAAGACGGCCGCGGTGGGCACCACCCCAATGACATGAACGACGCCTAATGCGCTTGGTGTAACCACCACATAGAAACGCCGCGTGGCCTAAAAGGCCCGCGGCGTTCATTTATGTCTATTCACAGATCCCCGCAGTTTTAGCGCGGGTCCTTGGGCAGCTCAGGTGGGATATTGGTGCGCTCGTATTCTGCGAGGATATCGATGCGGCGCTGGTGACGCTCGGCGCGGGACCATTCTTGATCCAAGAAGGCATCCACGATTTCTAGGGCCTCTTCTTGCGAGTGCATGCGCCCGCCGATGCCGATGAGCTGCGCATTATTGTGCTCGCGGGCCAGGCGCGCGGTTTCTGGCGACCATGCCAGCGCGCAGCGCGCGCCCTTGACCTTATTGGCGGCAATCTGCTCGCCATTTCCGGATCCGCCCAGCACGATTCCCAGGGAACCTGGATCGTTGACGGTACACAGGGCCGCTTCAATGCAGAATGCGGGGTAGTCATCCTCGGCGTCATAGGTATGGGCGCCGCAGTCGATAACGTCATGGCCTTGTTTGGTGAGGTGTTCAGAAATCAGGTTTTTGGTTTCAAAACCTGCGTGGTCAGCTCCAAGATATACGCGCATAACCCCTACAGTACCGGCACCGCCGCCTTCTGGGCACCACTTTGTACAACCTATTTCGCTTATAGTCCGGCGCTGATAAACTAAAGCGCCACTACGTGCCGCACAGAAAGGCTCTATATGACCCCTCGCGTCCTCGCGTATTACGGCAGCATCCTTGCTGTCGCGGTGCTGCTATTTGCGGCGAATATGTTCTTGTCCACTCAGAACTTCCTCTTGCCGCTTTTTTATACCGTACTCTTCACAGTCGCCCACCTTGTCGTGGGGCTGTGGTGGCTGGTGCAGAGGGCTATAAAGAAAAATCGCCTCGGCGAACTGGCCGCGGTGATAGGGATTTTATCCCTGCTCACCGCGGCCTCATGGGCTACCTGGGTGGCCGCCGCATGGGAAGAATTCCACGCGCAAGCCTATCTGCCCATCATCAATATCGCCGGGCTACCAGCGTTTATTTTAACGCCGGTAGTCGCTGGTTGCTGCCTCGCCGCGGCGGTGCGCCGCAAGCACAGCCCGCAGCACTAGAAACTAGTCTTCTTTTACTTGTGGCATCTCCGTGCGGGAGCGTTTGAGCTCGAAGAAGTAGGGGAACTGGGCGAGGCGCACGGAGGCATCGAAAAGCTCACCGGCTTCCTCGCCCTTGGGAACGCGGGTAATAACCGGGCCAAAGAAGGCGGTATCGCCCAGCTTAATAACCGGGGTGCCTACCTCATC
The window above is part of the Corynebacterium accolens genome. Proteins encoded here:
- a CDS encoding ribose-5-phosphate isomerase, with the protein product MRVYLGADHAGFETKNLISEHLTKQGHDVIDCGAHTYDAEDDYPAFCIEAALCTVNDPGSLGIVLGGSGNGEQIAANKVKGARCALAWSPETARLAREHNNAQLIGIGGRMHSQEEALEIVDAFLDQEWSRAERHQRRIDILAEYERTNIPPELPKDPR
- a CDS encoding aldo/keto reductase, whose protein sequence is MTVPNITLNDGNTIPQLGFGVFQMDPEKTEEYVAEALRVGYRHIDTAAIYGNEEGVGKAIANSGIPREELFITTKLWNDRHTDAAAALDESLQKLGLDYVDLYLIHWPTPAKGTYVEAWKQLIELRKEGKAKSIGVSNFEPEHLDQLEVHTDVVPAINQVELHPYLQRWRELDAGRAHGIAIEAWGPLGQGKSDILEAPEVTEAAEAHGVSPAQAIIRWHLQNGVILFPKSSTPSRIAENFDVFGFELTDAEMAAITSLEEGEDGRGGHHPNDMNDA